A window from Streptomyces sp. NBC_00335 encodes these proteins:
- a CDS encoding SpoIIE family protein phosphatase — MAERGVTPQVEWPARTDTSLALNHMGTFDWDLDSGQMFLDTTALEVLDLRPEEFTGAPAGLRMRLAPGEEARLDARVAQALKAGRSHYGAYVRSRDRDGAPGWTHVQGRILRDPHGRPYRIIGIIRDAVHDPGEPGAAGERDEGRRRMTGVVERTTAILAHARTVNDVTDVLKDPEALGHLGAVSVMLGVVDGGRIHLVAEGQLDAYVPETEYTRIDAPLPLSEAVRTMRPVFIGSREEFQQRYPDLWPYIEPLSVHSGVYLPLIAQGRPVGALGLLYTREGDFNAEERNVLMALGSGIAQSLQRAILFEQEHDLAEGLQKAMLPRRIPEVAGALIAVRYRAARMGRDIGGDWYDVVPLGEGRVGVMIGDVEGHDTDAAAVMGQLRIALRAYIAEGHTPGAAMARASAFLRDLETERFATCTYAEIDLTSGMARLVRAGHLDPVVRRGDGSCHRVQVAGGLPLGLPAREPGAGGAGASGGPDAFAAAAGTGTGYPVTSLELHPGDTLLLCTDGLTERHGGDGDTGLREVMEAVRDGPADVEELADVLCDLVGDSGGGDDMALLLLRRRGTPLPRGSGPLRHRLTPGDPDAPAMARHLIRAAAAAWGAWDVADEIELAADELMTNALVHTDGVGGVSMRLTPEGRIRIEVEDTSSALPQRREADDWAVSGRGLLLVDRLADAWGVEPRGGGKCVWCEFAVPAPTGSAPAGSPADPPSPEPGAV, encoded by the coding sequence GTGGCCGAAAGGGGAGTGACCCCCCAGGTCGAGTGGCCTGCCCGGACGGACACGAGCCTCGCGCTCAACCACATGGGCACCTTCGACTGGGACCTCGACAGCGGGCAGATGTTTCTGGACACCACCGCCCTCGAGGTCCTCGACCTGCGCCCCGAGGAGTTCACGGGCGCCCCGGCCGGACTGCGGATGCGCCTGGCGCCCGGCGAGGAGGCCCGGCTCGACGCGAGGGTCGCGCAGGCGCTGAAGGCCGGCCGCAGTCACTACGGGGCCTACGTGCGCAGCCGCGACCGGGACGGAGCCCCGGGCTGGACCCATGTCCAGGGCCGCATCCTGCGCGACCCGCACGGGCGCCCGTACCGGATCATCGGGATCATCCGCGACGCCGTCCACGACCCCGGCGAGCCCGGCGCGGCCGGTGAGCGCGACGAGGGCCGGCGCCGCATGACCGGGGTCGTCGAGCGGACCACGGCGATCCTGGCGCACGCCCGCACCGTCAACGACGTCACCGACGTCCTCAAGGACCCCGAGGCGCTCGGCCACCTCGGCGCGGTCAGCGTCATGCTCGGCGTCGTCGACGGCGGCCGGATCCACCTGGTCGCGGAGGGGCAGCTCGACGCGTACGTACCGGAGACCGAGTACACGCGGATCGACGCGCCGCTGCCGCTGAGCGAGGCCGTACGGACGATGCGGCCGGTGTTCATCGGCTCCCGCGAGGAGTTCCAGCAGCGCTACCCGGACCTGTGGCCGTACATCGAGCCGCTGTCCGTCCACAGTGGCGTCTACCTGCCCCTGATCGCGCAGGGCCGTCCCGTAGGCGCGCTCGGGCTGCTCTACACGCGCGAGGGCGACTTCAACGCCGAGGAGCGCAACGTACTGATGGCGCTGGGCAGCGGCATCGCGCAGAGCCTCCAGCGCGCCATCCTCTTCGAGCAGGAGCACGACCTCGCCGAGGGCCTCCAGAAGGCCATGCTGCCGCGCCGGATCCCGGAGGTGGCGGGGGCGCTGATCGCCGTACGGTACCGGGCCGCCCGGATGGGGCGGGACATCGGCGGCGACTGGTACGACGTGGTCCCGCTCGGCGAGGGCCGCGTCGGCGTGATGATCGGCGACGTGGAGGGCCACGACACGGACGCCGCCGCCGTCATGGGCCAGCTGCGCATCGCGCTGCGCGCGTACATCGCCGAGGGCCACACCCCCGGCGCGGCCATGGCGCGGGCTTCGGCCTTCCTGCGGGACCTGGAGACGGAACGCTTCGCCACCTGCACGTACGCCGAGATCGACCTCACCAGCGGCATGGCCCGGCTGGTCCGTGCAGGGCACCTCGACCCCGTGGTGCGGCGCGGCGACGGCAGCTGCCACCGGGTACAGGTGGCGGGCGGGCTGCCGCTGGGCCTCCCGGCGCGCGAGCCGGGAGCGGGCGGCGCGGGTGCCTCCGGCGGTCCGGATGCCTTCGCCGCCGCCGCCGGTACGGGTACGGGATACCCGGTCACCAGCCTCGAACTGCACCCCGGGGACACCCTGCTGCTGTGCACGGACGGTCTGACCGAACGGCACGGCGGGGACGGCGACACGGGTCTGCGCGAAGTCATGGAGGCGGTCCGGGACGGGCCGGCGGACGTGGAGGAACTCGCCGACGTGCTGTGCGACCTGGTCGGGGACTCGGGCGGCGGGGACGACATGGCCCTGCTCCTGCTGCGCCGCCGCGGCACCCCGCTCCCGCGCGGCAGCGGCCCGCTGCGCCACCGGCTCACCCCGGGGGACCCGGACGCCCCGGCGATGGCCCGGCACCTGATCCGGGCGGCCGCCGCCGCGTGGGGTGCGTGGGACGTGGCGGACGAGATCGAGCTGGCGGCGGACGAGCTGATGACCAACGCGCTGGTCCACACGGACGGAGTCGGCGGGGTCAGCATGCGGCTGACCCCGGAGGGCCGGATCCGGATCGAGGTGGAGGACACCAGCAGCGCCCTGCCGCAGCGCCGGGAGGCCGATGACTGGGCGGTTTCGGGGCGCGGGCTGCTGCTGGTGGACCGGCTCGCGGATGCCTGGGGCGTGGAGCCCCGGGGTGGCGGGAAGTGCGTGTGGTGCGAGTTCGCCGTACCGGCGCCCACCGGCTCGGCCCCCGCCGGCTCGCCTGCCGATCCCCCGTCCCCGGAGCCCGGCGCGGTGTAG
- a CDS encoding DUF4328 domain-containing protein — translation MSFSATGSPPPVDPDQRTPPRVPSPQAAPPEPLARLRPPGGLATATTVLLALFVLYALLLTGTGLYLGSALRAGSYPGAGTADAGTLPDTLMALAGLVEIPLLITTAVLFVSWFHRVHHNALILGRDAVTRSPAWAIGGWFVPFAFLRIPYKMAKEIWAASLLRGPDGAHRPVSTAPVTSWWLVWITALLANRAYDTLHGRATDADGLATAATVAAGYGVVLLAASVLAIRFVRGLTAMQIAKAAQAQATYAAP, via the coding sequence ATGTCCTTCAGTGCGACCGGCTCGCCGCCGCCCGTCGACCCCGACCAGCGGACTCCGCCCCGGGTGCCCTCCCCGCAGGCGGCTCCCCCGGAGCCCCTCGCCCGGCTGCGCCCGCCCGGTGGGCTCGCGACGGCAACGACCGTCCTGCTCGCCCTCTTCGTCCTGTATGCCCTGCTCCTGACCGGAACCGGCCTGTACCTCGGCTCGGCCCTGCGCGCCGGGAGCTACCCGGGCGCGGGAACCGCGGACGCGGGCACCCTGCCGGACACCTTGATGGCGCTGGCGGGCCTCGTGGAGATCCCCCTGCTGATCACCACGGCGGTCCTCTTCGTCAGCTGGTTCCACCGGGTCCACCACAACGCCCTGATCCTCGGCCGGGACGCGGTCACCCGGTCCCCGGCCTGGGCCATCGGCGGCTGGTTCGTCCCCTTCGCCTTCCTCCGCATCCCGTACAAGATGGCCAAGGAGATCTGGGCCGCCAGCCTCCTGCGCGGGCCGGACGGCGCCCACCGCCCCGTCTCGACCGCGCCCGTCACCAGCTGGTGGCTCGTGTGGATCACGGCGCTGTTGGCCAACCGCGCCTACGACACCCTCCACGGCCGTGCCACCGACGCGGACGGGCTCGCCACCGCCGCCACCGTCGCCGCCGGGTACGGCGTGGTGCTGCTCGCGGCCTCCGTCCTCGCGATCCGCTTCGTGCGCGGGCTGACGGCCATGCAGATCGCCAAGGCGGCCCAGGCGCAGGCCACCTACGCCGCCCCCTAG
- a CDS encoding phosphodiester glycosidase family protein, producing the protein MSTLRPLLPVMLPALLTALLVAPASPRAHASGSASGSGKREGIETARTARQIAPGVRLESYDRLEADRWLRIDELDVHLAGTSTSTSTGASKGTGPGTGTSAGVRAEYLGGRGLATVTDSAARHPAGPGRRVVAAVNGDFFDIRGTGAPLGPGIGAGRLLHAASPGAGAAVGFGADGPGRVLRLALDGSVTLPGGRVRPLAGFNTARPPAEGFAAYTADWPADGLPVSGPAVELRDGRVTAVRAAVRGPARRERPAPGTTVLVAAGPAAPELAALRPGDAVAVAARPVAAGGGPLPASAVGGREALVVAGVPQNHEGEPNNAAAPRTAVGFSRDGRRARLVTVDGRQRDSGGITLTALGRLMHRLGAHEALNLDGGGSSTLLAALSGETALTVENSPSDGRRRPVPNGLVLTVPAGSGRAAGYRIEPVGGAARAFPGLTRTLSATPYDTRLGPVTARETAPGWSLPGGGGRIDSAGVLRASAPGPVEARAELGAARGALRVEVLGAVARVRAVPERIGLAEEGEKARFVLTGYDAQGAAAVIEPRDVQLDFDRSRWSVADDGRGGFTVTALVAGAAGPLRATVRGASVAAAELALGVGLSDRPLADLEDAARWTGTGAAPAAGRPGRGLALAPPTGGGTAVATPPRPLRIPELARSLSLWVHGDGSGARPAVELADGDGAAAVLRGPAADWTGWRQISLPLPAMAERPFTVTRLSATAPAATRAEPVAGAPARGTAPAKPAAAPRLLLDTLAARTPPTGVVGAAGSPDPIVATAARVNARPWRFAITATATAARQAATSAGTPAVDFVLTGTGRPAFVHRGVRFLPLGSTRPTLAGGGLDRITALRAALAEAARESGTGALAVVEPYAPKAVDRKEAALRVRLLSEFRRATGKRAVVITIGAPRFAAGRSEGVLHVAAPRTGRTVIGADAFAAGDWLSVLPAGSR; encoded by the coding sequence ATGTCCACCCTGCGCCCGCTGTTGCCCGTCATGCTGCCGGCCCTGCTCACCGCGCTGCTCGTGGCCCCGGCGTCCCCACGGGCCCACGCCTCGGGTAGCGCCTCCGGGAGCGGCAAGCGCGAGGGGATCGAGACGGCCCGCACCGCCCGGCAGATCGCCCCCGGGGTACGGCTGGAGTCGTACGACCGGCTCGAAGCCGACCGGTGGCTGCGCATCGACGAACTCGACGTCCACTTGGCGGGTACGAGTACGAGTACGAGCACGGGGGCGAGCAAAGGCACGGGCCCGGGCACGGGTACGAGTGCCGGCGTGCGGGCGGAGTACCTCGGCGGCCGGGGCCTCGCCACCGTCACGGACTCCGCCGCCCGTCACCCCGCCGGGCCGGGCCGCCGTGTGGTCGCCGCCGTGAACGGGGACTTCTTCGACATCCGGGGTACGGGCGCCCCGCTCGGCCCCGGCATCGGCGCCGGCCGGCTGCTGCACGCGGCCTCGCCCGGCGCCGGAGCGGCCGTCGGCTTCGGCGCCGACGGGCCGGGCCGGGTGCTCCGCCTCGCCCTCGACGGGAGCGTCACCCTGCCGGGCGGCCGGGTCCGCCCGCTCGCCGGTTTCAACACCGCGCGGCCGCCCGCCGAGGGCTTCGCCGCGTACACCGCCGACTGGCCGGCGGACGGACTCCCCGTGTCCGGACCGGCGGTGGAACTGCGCGACGGCCGGGTCACGGCCGTGCGCGCGGCGGTACGGGGGCCCGCGCGCCGGGAGCGTCCCGCACCCGGGACCACCGTGCTGGTCGCGGCCGGCCCGGCCGCGCCGGAACTCGCCGCGCTGCGCCCCGGGGACGCGGTCGCAGTGGCGGCCCGGCCGGTGGCGGCCGGGGGCGGGCCGCTCCCGGCGAGCGCGGTCGGCGGCCGGGAGGCCCTCGTGGTGGCCGGGGTCCCGCAGAACCACGAGGGCGAGCCGAACAACGCGGCCGCGCCGCGCACCGCCGTCGGCTTCTCCCGCGACGGCCGCCGGGCCCGCCTGGTCACCGTCGACGGCCGGCAGCGCGACAGCGGAGGGATCACCCTGACGGCCCTCGGCCGGCTGATGCACCGGCTCGGCGCCCACGAGGCCCTCAACCTGGACGGCGGCGGCTCCTCGACCCTGCTCGCCGCGCTGTCCGGGGAGACGGCCCTGACCGTGGAGAACTCCCCGTCCGACGGCCGCCGGCGCCCGGTCCCCAACGGCCTGGTCCTGACCGTCCCGGCGGGCTCCGGCCGCGCCGCCGGCTACCGGATCGAGCCCGTCGGCGGCGCCGCGCGCGCCTTCCCCGGCCTCACCCGGACCCTCAGCGCCACCCCCTACGACACACGCCTCGGCCCGGTGACCGCCCGGGAGACGGCTCCGGGGTGGTCCCTCCCCGGGGGCGGGGGCCGGATCGACTCCGCCGGGGTGCTGCGTGCGTCGGCCCCGGGCCCGGTGGAGGCACGTGCGGAGCTGGGAGCGGCGCGCGGTGCGCTCCGCGTCGAGGTCCTCGGGGCGGTGGCCCGGGTCCGGGCCGTGCCGGAGCGGATCGGGCTCGCGGAGGAGGGGGAGAAGGCGCGTTTCGTCTTGACCGGGTACGACGCGCAGGGCGCCGCCGCCGTCATCGAACCCCGGGACGTACAGCTGGATTTCGACCGGTCCCGGTGGAGCGTCGCCGACGACGGGCGCGGCGGCTTCACGGTGACCGCCCTGGTCGCGGGCGCGGCCGGGCCGTTGCGGGCCACGGTGCGCGGTGCCTCCGTGGCCGCGGCCGAACTGGCCCTCGGGGTGGGGCTGTCCGACCGGCCGCTCGCGGATCTGGAGGACGCGGCCCGCTGGACCGGTACCGGCGCCGCGCCCGCGGCGGGCCGCCCCGGCCGGGGGCTCGCCCTGGCGCCGCCCACCGGGGGAGGGACCGCCGTCGCGACCCCGCCCCGGCCGCTGCGGATCCCCGAACTGGCGCGGTCGCTGTCCCTCTGGGTGCACGGCGACGGCTCCGGGGCCCGGCCCGCGGTGGAACTCGCCGACGGTGACGGGGCCGCCGCCGTCCTGCGCGGGCCCGCCGCGGACTGGACCGGCTGGCGGCAGATCAGCCTGCCGCTCCCGGCGATGGCGGAGCGCCCGTTCACCGTGACCCGGCTCTCGGCCACCGCCCCGGCGGCCACCCGCGCCGAGCCCGTTGCCGGAGCCCCGGCCAGGGGCACTGCTCCCGCCAAGCCCGCCGCCGCCCCGCGGCTGCTGCTGGACACCCTGGCGGCGCGGACGCCGCCGACCGGGGTCGTCGGTGCGGCCGGTTCCCCGGACCCGATCGTGGCCACGGCGGCCCGGGTGAACGCCCGGCCCTGGCGGTTCGCGATCACCGCCACCGCCACCGCAGCCCGGCAGGCCGCGACCTCCGCCGGGACCCCGGCCGTCGACTTCGTGCTGACCGGCACCGGCCGCCCCGCCTTCGTGCACCGGGGCGTACGGTTCCTGCCGCTCGGCTCCACGCGCCCCACCCTGGCCGGCGGCGGGCTGGACCGGATCACGGCCCTGCGCGCGGCCCTCGCGGAGGCCGCCCGGGAGTCGGGCACGGGTGCGCTGGCCGTCGTAGAGCCGTACGCGCCGAAGGCCGTCGACCGCAAGGAGGCCGCCCTGCGGGTGCGCCTCCTGTCGGAGTTCCGCCGGGCCACCGGCAAACGGGCCGTGGTCATCACCATCGGCGCGCCCCGCTTCGCGGCCGGCCGCAGCGAGGGCGTGCTCCACGTCGCGGCTCCGCGCACCGGCCGCACGGTGATCGGCGCCGACGCCTTCGCGGCGGGCGACTGGCTCTCCGTACTACCGGCGGGCAGCCGGTGA
- a CDS encoding VOC family protein: protein MDINLSQCFIAVDDHDKAIPFYRDVLGLEVRNDVGFEGMRWVTLGSPAQPDVDIVLEPPVANPNASSADREAMAELLAKGLLRGVIFSTDDCDATFERIRAAGGDVLQEPIDQPYGVRDCAFRDPAGNMLRFHQPRTR from the coding sequence ATGGACATCAACCTTTCGCAGTGCTTCATCGCCGTCGACGACCACGACAAGGCGATCCCCTTCTACCGGGACGTCCTCGGTCTGGAGGTCCGGAACGACGTCGGGTTCGAGGGGATGCGCTGGGTGACCCTCGGTTCCCCCGCGCAGCCCGATGTGGACATCGTCCTCGAACCGCCCGTCGCCAACCCGAACGCCTCGTCCGCCGACCGGGAGGCCATGGCGGAACTGCTGGCCAAGGGCCTGCTGCGCGGAGTCATCTTCAGCACGGACGACTGCGACGCCACCTTCGAACGCATCCGGGCCGCCGGGGGTGACGTGCTCCAGGAGCCGATCGACCAGCCGTACGGCGTCCGGGACTGCGCCTTCCGTGACCCGGCCGGCAACATGCTCCGGTTCCACCAGCCCCGCACGCGCTGA
- a CDS encoding excinuclease ABC subunit UvrA has protein sequence MSKVTRTGAQSPEPHAADVHDLIRVHGARVNNLKDVSVEIPKRRLTVFTGVSGSGKSSLVFDTIAAESQRLINETYSTFVQGFMPTQARPEVDVLDGLTTVITVDQQRMGADPRSTVGTATDANAMLRILFSRLGKPHIGSAKAFSFNVASISGAGAVTIERAGQTVKEKRSFSITGGMCPRCEGRGSVNDIDLTALYDDTKSLSEGALTIPGYTMEGWYGRIYAGSGFFDMDKPIRKYTKRELHDLLYKEPTKVKFDGINLTFEGIIPKLQKSMLSKDVEGLQPHVRAFVKRAVTFSVCPDCEGTRLNEGARSSKIKKISIADACAMQISDLAKWVRDLDEPSVAPLLATLRQTLDSFVEIGLGYLSLDRPSGTLSGGEAQRVKMIRHLGSSLTDVTYVFDEPTVGLHPHDIQQMNRLLLRLRDKGNTVLVVEHKPETIAIADHVVDLGPGAGQGGGTICFEGSVEGLRAGDTITGRHFGDRASLKDTVREPSGQLEIRGAKKHNLRGVDVDVPLGVLVVVTGVAGSGKSSLVHGSIPASEGVVSVDQGAIRGSRRSNPATYTGLLDPIRKAFAKANGVKPALFSANSEGACPACNGAGVIYMDLAMMAGVSTTCEECEGKRFHASVLEHHLGGRDISEVLAMPVTEAAEFFGEGEARTPAAHKILERMAEVGLGYLSLGQPLTTLSGGERQRLKLATHMADKGGVYVLDEPTAGLHLADVEQLLGLLDRLVDSGKSVIVVEHHQAVMAHADWIIDLGPGAGHDGGRIVFEGTPADLVAARSTLTGEHLATYVGA, from the coding sequence ATGAGCAAGGTCACGAGGACGGGCGCGCAGTCACCCGAGCCGCACGCCGCCGACGTCCACGACCTGATCCGCGTACACGGTGCGCGGGTGAACAACCTCAAGGACGTCAGCGTCGAGATCCCCAAGCGGCGGCTCACGGTCTTCACCGGCGTGTCCGGCTCGGGCAAGAGCTCCCTGGTGTTCGACACGATCGCCGCCGAGTCGCAGCGGCTGATCAACGAGACCTACAGCACCTTCGTCCAGGGCTTCATGCCGACCCAGGCGCGGCCCGAGGTGGACGTCCTCGACGGGCTGACCACCGTGATCACCGTCGACCAGCAGCGGATGGGCGCCGACCCGCGCTCGACGGTGGGCACCGCCACCGACGCGAACGCGATGCTGCGCATCCTCTTCAGCCGGCTCGGAAAGCCGCACATCGGCTCGGCCAAGGCCTTCTCCTTCAACGTGGCTTCGATCAGCGGGGCCGGCGCCGTCACCATCGAGCGTGCCGGGCAGACCGTGAAGGAGAAGCGCAGCTTCAGCATCACCGGCGGCATGTGCCCGCGCTGCGAGGGCCGGGGCTCGGTCAACGACATCGACCTGACCGCGTTGTACGACGACACCAAGTCGCTCAGCGAGGGCGCCCTCACCATCCCCGGCTACACGATGGAGGGCTGGTACGGCCGCATCTACGCCGGCTCCGGCTTCTTCGACATGGACAAGCCGATCCGCAAGTACACCAAGCGTGAGCTGCACGACCTGCTCTACAAGGAGCCGACCAAGGTCAAGTTCGACGGGATCAACCTGACCTTCGAGGGGATCATCCCCAAGCTCCAGAAGTCGATGCTGTCCAAGGACGTCGAGGGGCTGCAGCCGCACGTCAGGGCGTTCGTGAAGCGCGCGGTGACCTTCAGCGTCTGTCCCGACTGCGAGGGCACCCGGCTCAACGAGGGCGCCCGGTCCTCGAAGATCAAGAAGATCAGCATCGCCGACGCCTGCGCGATGCAGATCAGCGACCTGGCGAAATGGGTCCGCGACCTCGACGAGCCTTCGGTGGCCCCGCTCCTGGCCACGCTGCGCCAGACCCTCGACTCGTTCGTGGAGATCGGGCTCGGCTACCTCTCGCTGGACCGGCCCTCGGGCACGCTGTCGGGCGGCGAGGCCCAGCGCGTCAAGATGATCCGCCACCTCGGCTCCTCGCTCACCGACGTCACCTACGTCTTCGACGAGCCCACCGTCGGCCTGCACCCCCACGACATCCAGCAGATGAACCGCCTGCTGCTGCGGCTGCGCGACAAGGGCAACACGGTGCTGGTCGTGGAGCACAAGCCGGAGACGATCGCGATCGCCGACCACGTCGTCGACCTCGGCCCCGGCGCCGGCCAGGGGGGCGGCACCATCTGCTTCGAAGGGAGCGTCGAGGGGCTGCGGGCGGGCGACACCATCACGGGCCGGCACTTCGGCGACCGGGCGAGCCTCAAGGACACGGTGCGCGAGCCCAGCGGACAGCTGGAGATCCGCGGCGCGAAGAAGCACAACCTGCGGGGCGTCGACGTCGACGTACCGCTCGGGGTGCTCGTCGTGGTCACCGGAGTCGCCGGCTCCGGCAAGAGCTCGCTCGTCCACGGCTCGATCCCGGCGAGCGAGGGCGTGGTCTCGGTCGACCAGGGCGCGATCCGCGGCTCCCGGCGCAGCAACCCGGCCACCTACACCGGCCTGCTCGACCCGATCCGCAAGGCCTTCGCCAAGGCCAACGGGGTGAAGCCGGCCCTGTTCAGCGCCAACTCCGAGGGCGCCTGCCCCGCCTGCAACGGCGCCGGGGTCATCTACATGGACCTGGCGATGATGGCCGGCGTCTCCACCACCTGCGAGGAGTGCGAGGGCAAGCGCTTCCACGCCTCGGTCCTGGAACACCACCTGGGCGGCCGCGACATCAGCGAGGTCCTCGCGATGCCGGTCACCGAGGCCGCCGAGTTCTTCGGCGAAGGCGAGGCGCGCACCCCGGCCGCGCACAAGATCCTGGAGCGGATGGCGGAGGTGGGCCTGGGCTACCTCAGCCTCGGCCAGCCGCTGACCACCCTCTCCGGGGGCGAGCGGCAGCGGCTCAAGCTGGCCACGCACATGGCGGACAAGGGCGGTGTCTACGTACTGGACGAGCCGACCGCCGGCCTGCACCTCGCCGACGTGGAGCAGCTCCTCGGCCTGCTCGACCGCCTCGTCGACTCCGGAAAGTCGGTGATCGTGGTCGAACACCACCAGGCGGTCATGGCGCACGCCGACTGGATCATCGACCTCGGCCCCGGCGCCGGTCACGACGGCGGCCGGATCGTCTTCGAGGGCACCCCCGCCGACCTCGTCGCGGCCCGCTCCACCCTCACGGGCGAGCACCTGGCGACCTACGTGGGCGCGTAA
- a CDS encoding ABC transporter permease: protein MSRLRTRRARPPVALALPALLAVAFLLMPLVGILTRTQWRDLGSHLTSPGVVEALRLSLVVSLWSLGFSLLLGVPLAWLLARVEFKGKALVRSLVLLPMVLPPTVGGVALLLGFGRRGLLGPWLEGTFGITLPFHTSGAVVAATFVAMPFLVISLEGALAGLKPSYEETAASLGSTPLRVFFTVTLPMVAPGLVAGAALTWARALGEFGATITFAGNLPGTTQTLPLQVYLLLQDQPEAATSVSLLLLAIAMAVLIALRGRWTGTPVAGKDSGAPVVAEEAAGPDPVGPVPPAGPVPPAEPARQSAGASADGGHWPLHATVTGFNELTLDAEPGTTIAVVGENGAGKTTLLRALLGLTPRAHAELRLGDADVTGLPPHRRQVAWVPQDGALFPHLSALANTSYGLRARRVPRAAARAEAQDWLDRLGVGHLAHRKPAQLSGGQAQRVALARALAARPRLLLLDEPLAALDQTTRAHVRHTLRTHLAGFGGVCLIVTHDPVEAVSLADRVLVLSDGRTLQDAPPSEVTRHPRSPWVARMLGRNAWPGTASADGLVLAGGGRLVVAEALPEGAQALAIIAPEAVSVHRDRPGGSPRNVWPGTVREITSVGSRLRVLVGSDQAPDLVAEITPEAAAELGIVDGAAVWTSVKATEVTLVRL from the coding sequence ATGAGCAGACTCCGTACCCGCCGCGCCCGGCCCCCCGTGGCTCTGGCGCTCCCCGCGCTGCTCGCCGTGGCGTTCCTGCTGATGCCGCTCGTCGGCATCCTCACCCGCACCCAGTGGCGCGATCTCGGCTCGCACCTCACCAGCCCCGGTGTGGTCGAGGCGCTGCGGCTCTCGCTGGTCGTGTCCCTGTGGTCGCTCGGCTTCTCCCTTCTCCTCGGGGTGCCGCTCGCCTGGCTGCTGGCCCGCGTCGAGTTCAAGGGCAAGGCGCTGGTGCGCTCCCTGGTCCTGCTCCCCATGGTGCTGCCGCCCACGGTCGGCGGTGTGGCCCTGCTGCTCGGTTTCGGCCGGCGCGGGCTGCTCGGCCCCTGGCTGGAGGGCACCTTCGGCATCACGCTGCCCTTCCACACCTCCGGTGCGGTCGTCGCGGCCACCTTCGTCGCGATGCCCTTCCTCGTGATCAGCCTGGAGGGCGCGCTCGCCGGGCTCAAGCCGAGCTACGAGGAGACCGCCGCCTCCCTCGGTTCCACGCCGCTGCGCGTGTTCTTCACCGTGACGCTGCCGATGGTGGCCCCGGGACTGGTCGCCGGAGCCGCGCTGACCTGGGCGCGGGCGCTCGGCGAGTTCGGCGCCACGATCACCTTCGCGGGCAACCTCCCGGGCACCACCCAGACCCTGCCGCTCCAGGTCTACCTGCTCCTCCAGGACCAGCCCGAGGCCGCCACCTCGGTGTCCCTGCTGCTGCTCGCGATCGCCATGGCCGTACTCATCGCCCTGCGCGGGAGGTGGACGGGAACCCCCGTCGCCGGCAAGGACTCCGGTGCGCCGGTGGTCGCGGAGGAGGCAGCCGGCCCCGATCCCGTGGGGCCCGTACCGCCCGCGGGGCCCGTACCGCCCGCGGAGCCGGCGCGGCAATCGGCCGGGGCCTCCGCAGACGGCGGGCACTGGCCGCTGCACGCCACCGTCACCGGTTTCAACGAGCTCACCCTCGATGCCGAACCCGGCACCACCATCGCCGTCGTCGGCGAGAACGGCGCCGGCAAGACCACCCTGCTGCGCGCCCTGCTCGGCCTGACCCCCCGCGCCCACGCCGAGCTCCGCCTCGGCGACGCCGACGTGACCGGCCTGCCCCCGCACCGGCGCCAGGTCGCCTGGGTCCCCCAGGACGGGGCGCTGTTCCCGCACCTGAGCGCGCTCGCCAACACCTCGTACGGGCTGCGCGCACGCCGGGTGCCCCGGGCCGCGGCCCGGGCGGAGGCACAGGACTGGCTGGACCGGCTCGGCGTCGGGCACCTCGCCCACCGCAAGCCCGCCCAGCTCTCCGGCGGGCAGGCCCAGCGGGTGGCGCTGGCCCGCGCGCTGGCCGCCCGGCCCCGGCTGCTGCTCCTCGACGAACCCCTCGCCGCCCTCGACCAGACCACCCGCGCCCATGTCCGGCACACCCTGCGGACCCACCTGGCCGGCTTCGGCGGGGTCTGCCTCATCGTCACGCACGACCCCGTCGAGGCGGTGTCCCTGGCCGACCGGGTCCTCGTGCTCTCCGACGGGCGGACCCTGCAGGACGCCCCGCCCTCCGAGGTGACCCGGCACCCGCGCTCCCCGTGGGTGGCCCGGATGCTGGGGCGCAACGCCTGGCCCGGCACGGCCTCGGCCGACGGGCTGGTACTCGCCGGCGGGGGCCGCCTGGTGGTGGCCGAGGCGCTGCCCGAGGGGGCACAGGCGCTCGCGATCATCGCCCCCGAGGCGGTGTCCGTGCACCGGGACCGCCCGGGCGGCAGCCCTCGCAACGTATGGCCCGGCACCGTGCGGGAGATCACCTCGGTCGGCAGCCGGCTGCGCGTCCTGGTCGGCTCGGACCAGGCGCCCGACCTGGTCGCGGAGATCACCCCCGAGGCGGCCGCCGAACTGGGAATCGTCGACGGCGCCGCGGTGTGGACCAGCGTGAAGGCGACCGAGGTCACCCTCGTACGGCTCTAA